Below is a window of Candidatus Dependentiae bacterium DNA.
ACCATGTTAGTAAGCGATGGTTTGCGCAGAATTAAAGAAGGCCTTACTACGATTCAAGAAGTTGTTCGAGTTGCTGCTGCAGAAGAAGAAATGATTGAGTAATTTTTAGGGGGGCAATGGCACGCGCGATTCAATCAGGAAGTTCGTTGCTTGAGCTTTTGATTGTATTTGGAACGATTGCTCTTTTAATGACGATGGTAATTGCGCAGGTGCCAAGTATAAAGCGCTATGCAATACGCGCTGAAATTGAAAAATTACGTTCCGCATTTTGGTATCTAGGGCAACGTGCTCAAATTGAAAATAAAGATTTTGTGATCTCCTTTGATATACCAAACAGCAGTTATCGTGTTGATGATCGACAGCACAAACTGCCATCATGCGTTCGTTTTGGTGCCGCTGCGGATATTTACGGGCCACCATCAGACCCAAAGAATAGAATAAGTTCGGCAATAACTTTTAAGGATAACCGAGCAGTGTTTCATCCCGATGGGACTATTTCTTCGGGAACAATTTACCTGTATGCGCCAGAGAGTAAAAATAGTTATGCGCTTACGCTTCCTGTTGGGCTTGTTTCCTATATAAGACTTTATCGTTATCAGCGTGAATGGAAATTGATAGAATGATCCGGTTTGATTTTTTAAGCCGTTTTCTGATTGCAGGGGCTATCGGAATTTGCTTGGCGATTATTATTACCCAAAACGATGAACGTTTTAAAAAAAACTGCGAAAAAAAAATAAAGCAGATTTTTGAAGAAACCTTTTCTTGCAAAGTGCAGGAAGGGCACATAGAAAGTATTAATTTTTTCACTGGTAGAGTGATCGGAAAAAATATAAAAATTTGTGCGCTTGATGATTCTTGGTTTTGGCAAGCGCCGCTTCTTGAGTTAAAGGTACCCTGGCTATTTTCAATCATAAATAAAAAAATTGGTTTAGAAATTTCTTTAAAAAACATGGAAGCCCATTCTCAATTTTCAAATGGGAGGCCAGCGATAGTTGATCATATTCATTCAATGATTGATGGGCCGGAAGGTATGCCAGTAATGCTTAAATCTCTTTCATTGAATGAAACTACCTTTCGATTGGACCACGAGATTGATTTACATAGTTCATTCAACCTCTCTATCGATAATAGAGATGATGGCGTAAAAATTTCTTGCGCAGTGTTAGATGGAAGCTTATTAAATAAAAAAAATGTTAGTCTTAATAAAATTTCAGGTTCATGCGTTATTGAAAAAGAAACGGGTGAATCAATTCCTATCTTTACTTGTAATCTAAAATGCAAACCGGATCGCGTGCTTTTTGATGACGATACAGAGCTTATTATTAATGCCAAAAGTGACGGTGAAAATATTGTTGCAACTCTGGGCACTTTAAATAATCCCAGCTTTGTGCATGCTAAAGGA
It encodes the following:
- a CDS encoding type II secretion system protein, with amino-acid sequence MARAIQSGSSLLELLIVFGTIALLMTMVIAQVPSIKRYAIRAEIEKLRSAFWYLGQRAQIENKDFVISFDIPNSSYRVDDRQHKLPSCVRFGAAADIYGPPSDPKNRISSAITFKDNRAVFHPDGTISSGTIYLYAPESKNSYALTLPVGLVSYIRLYRYQREWKLIE